A stretch of DNA from Glycine max cultivar Williams 82 chromosome 18, Glycine_max_v4.0, whole genome shotgun sequence:
taaattaaattttagtatttttttaagaatgtcaatagttaaaacaattttacatcACAATTTAACTAAagaagtaatttattttaattttcatttattcaaCCACCAACTCCTAACATTTTGCACATATACAAGGGttcttcaagttttttttttttttcattttaattttcatctatTACATTTTCCCACTGTTATTTTACACTAGTCAGTAACTAGCACAGTAAAAGAATGCCTAAAATTTTAAGGCcacataattttattcttaagccaataagtatttattaagaaaaatcaaatttgattataaatataacTGATCTGTAGCATTAATTGCTTCatcaattttatttgttatcgAATACCCCGTCATACTTTCTTTTGAGTCGCTACCATAAGCTTGACGGTTGCTTAGTAGTTGTCAATTTCATGGAGTTAAAGCCACTAAGCCAGCAGTTGCAGATTACGAGCAACCTTTTTAAATAAGAAACGGGAGTTAATattaataaacaatattttcatctatttttatattattatttattacatcaattgctttttcttcttatttgttctttttaattatCACCTCTTCCTTACTCTTCTACGTACCTTCCCCATTTTCCAAAAAGAGAAAACGATAGCTTGATATATTCTTCCGACCGAGCAAATGAGGTGGCCGGAAAAATATCGAAGTTGTTACGTTTGAAAGTTACGTGGGTAACTTCTAcgtgagagaaagaaagaaagaaaggtgaTTGGTGTAATAATCATTGTAATgggtaaaaaaagagaaaaatttgagggggaaaatgcaagaaaattaaaatattaaatactacaactaatttatttttagagctacactactaaataaataaaaattgcgaTGCGATATAGgattcatgaaaaaaataaataaataatagtttaaGCAACATGCCCCATTTGCATCCAAAAGTCTCTTTTATCACCTATTATCGTAAAGAAAAGagtgaattaaaaatttgataaaagactATCGAAGGGGGAAGAGTTTGGCTTAAGTAGACTTAACATGGATGAACCAATTACTAACAAGGAGTAATAGATTTCAAGAGCTTAGCAAGAGACTAAATTCTCTCATGAAGAAAAGAGGAGGAGaagtgaaatttatttattatagtcaacttttagaatatgatttattttcatttttgattaCATTCTTGGGCCAATTTTTGGATTTGTAATGGACTGCTagcttttttattgttatttttaagtcttttaGTTATTAGATTAATTATTGGGCCTTGGACATAATTTAGGATTATTAGTAGGAGTTATAAAAAGACTCCCACTTTGTTGGCAATTTTGATGAAAACTTCGTATTAGACACAATTAAAAGAGTGTTTATCTTGATTCTTATGTGAAATATTaagttcttataaaaaaattattctttatgaCGTATCATCCCAGCTTGTCAATCTCTCAAGATTGTGGTGTTGTTTTTTCCATCTCTTTCTCTAAGTCcgctttatcattttattttccccAATTTCGTAGAGCTCCAAATTGGTTATCCAGTTTGTTGATGTCAAAAATTGGATCTGTCAATCAGGGTTCCATCAAAATTACAATTCCCTTTTTTGTATTCCACCTTTGAGAGATCCTTAGATCCACCAACACTAGTCATCATTTTCCTTGACATTTCTTACACCTACAACCACCTagattcaaaaaagaaaaagagaaagagaaaaagggaagaaaagaaaatcaatcatggatggtgaagttgagaGGTTCATCAAGGTATGGCTCACAACCATCTCATGTCTATGATATTGTTATTACATAGCTTCTAGAATACCAAAAGGCTTCATGAGGCTTCTCTCCCTCTTCCCTATTCTCTACCTCTTCCTCACCCTTCCCTTCAACCTCTCTTCCTTCCACCTAGGTGGCCCCACCACCTTCTTCCTCGTTTGGCTTGACACTTTCAAACTCATTCTTTTCTCCTTCAACCATGGCCCTCTTACCCTATCACCCCCAAACATTCTCCATTTCATTCCCATAGCTTCCCTCCCCATCAACCCCAAACAACACTCACCAACCAAAAACAACCACACAAACAACACCCAAAATCTAAAATGGCTTTTGCTCCTAAAAATGCTTATTTTTGCAATGATCATACGTGCTTATGACTATAGAGAAAAGTTGCACCCTCATTTCATCTTAGTCCTCTATTGCTGTCACATGTACCTTGGCATAGAACTTGTGTTAGCCCTTAGTGCTATCTCAATTCGAACCCTTTTAGGGTTTGAAATTGAACCACAATTCAATGAACTCTACCTTTCCACATCCCTTCAAGACTTTTGGGGTCATAGGTGGAATCTCATGGTTATCCGTATTCTATGCCCCACCATATATTACCCCATATACCGTATTTTCATATGCTTTGTGGGTTCCTCTTGTGTCATGACAAGTGCCATGTTGGCCACGTTCCTTGTGTCATGGCTCATGCATGAGTTAATATACTATTACCTCACACGTGTGACTCTCACGTGGGAAGTCATGtgcttttttgtgcttcacGGTGTGCGCACCGCGGCGGAGATGGCGACGAAGAAGGTGATGCTCCGTCGTGGGTGGCGATTGCATCTCGTTGCGTTAGGACCGCTTGTGGTGGCATTCTTGGTGGTCATCGGAAGGTGCCTCATacttcttaaattaatttttttttcaaacctattttcttttatcatggATTATAGTTTATTTGGTTGGTGTTGAGTAATAAAACTATTGACATTTACAcatatataagaaattaaaattatattttacaagagaaaaacaatataataattagCTTTAACATTAtacttctaaaaataaaataaatgtgtaaaTAGAATGGAGCATTTggtagggaatttttttttcacacactAAAATGATGAGTCCTTGAATCATGATTCACATATAtaagtaagttttttttagttgatcataaatatttttaaaattatttatataataagtttctaaaaattaaagagttacGTGATATTgagaattatattatatttttataattttttaatgagaatcaaaatgtaaagtgtttttaaaataataatatttgattgattgaataaatttaaagattattttattctaatcaTAAAGATTCAaccattaatttattaaataaatcaccATTGATAAATCAATTGTTTGTGTTGAATTATTGAAAGGTTAAATAGAACAATAAATGAGAAATCGaaagaatattatataaatccattatattataaaaggatctctgaaaactataaaattatatttcaaatacgattataatgttttatatttaaatattttaaatgaatatttaaatcaatcaaataatttatgttgtgatatatatatatatatatatatatatatatatatatatatatatatatatatatatatatatatatatatatattgttgttgttgttgttattgttaaaTATTTCCTTTAAATCTAAATGCATGGAAAATAATCTTTAGATTAACACAAATAATCAACATAATAGGAGGatcgtgtttttctttttcatgtgtGAAATTGTCTTGGACTAACGACAATTATCCACAGTGAGTAGGGATGGAAATGAGCCAAGACAAGCCAAGCTTTACTAGGCTTGAGCTCAGTGACTTGAGCTCGGCTTGAGTTAAATACGTAAGGTTTGAGCTTGGCTCATTACCTGTCATAGGTTTTTTTTAAGACTCGGTTCGGCTTACATAAAGGTCTGGCTTGGCCCACGAGCCTATTTAAAAACTTGCTTAAAGAcgtctttgattaattaattattttaaaaccaagtgaaatactaactaaaaaaagaaactaataaaatttcgtataagtaatgtacaaataaaaaaataattgataaacaaaatcatattgaattcaagtcgttaaagcacaaagtatatcaaaaaaaaataaaaagagcataatattaaaaaatgtatggattagagatgatttacactaatatagccaaacaaaaattattattagttaaattaacaatttttaatccaatttttttgaatatataattatattaaatatttttttaaaaaatatatctacaaTAATTTCATCTTAGTCTACTTAAGCCATATCTTATATACTATtaatcgaggccgtacccgaatcaaataaacattaaaaatgtagtatctaggaagtgattctaggtcgtctcccaacgagcaatgatcaaccaaacattcataacagataataataaaacattaacgAATTGGggattgtttgtttttgtaaattaaacaacaaacaaatttgaattagaaaataacagaattaaaacatgttttcccttgattcacaaacaagtctcttatcctaggttacaagaatttatctttaatcagttcaaccacttaatccaaccctaaattaaattactaagcgaaaattaacataagactGTCATTATGCGATTaaacaacacatacaccaattaatcatgaacgaaactgatcattaagcatgaacgtaaattaagcgcagacaattaatcaagcactaagcatgcatagattaatagcaacaaatacaaagtaactagtgaagaggaaaaattgatcagTAAGATTAGTGTCAACCAAATGGGTTGGAAAAAACACTTGACCTAAAAAAAAACCATGGAAAGCTCGAGGAGCCACGAAATGATGATCTATAACAAATATctgatgaaaaaaaatctataaacagcaagaaaacaaaagataaattacataaaaaagcaaaatcagatctagataaaaaaaactcaaattataAAACAACTAAGAAGAATCAATAGTAAgtgtcaaaattttatatattacagTAAATGGTGTTCACGGTGAGAGATGGTGAGTTGTATGGGCTGCTTTGGTTTGGAATATATGGAAACAGAGGAAACTCTAACAGGGAGAGGTAGGTAGCAGGGGTAACTCTGTTAGAATCATAGTGCTGAGGTTGTTTTTGTTATGGCATGTTATAAATATCATCGTCTCCATGCaagaaaggaataaaaaaaagcaatttcttctccctttctctCTTCTAAGGAGGCATTCCTGAACCTCGAATCCCAGGAGGTTCACTGTGTGAACCTAACAAACTCGATCGTCTTTAGGGGAGCAACATTTATTTGACACTCAAGTTGTGTTGAAGGAAGCCATCTTTTACTCCGGATCATGGTTTAAAGGTATTCAAAGAGTTTTTCCCTACTCTTTTTAGCAATGGCAGGGTCGACCCAAGGCTAAGGCGATCCAACCTCTATTTTCTATtagttgaaattaattattttgtctccatttttatttataagacttttaaaatgatatttattctattttataaaactcaatctataatatttttttcattaattatttttagattaaaaatatccatcattaaaagaagaaagagaagtaTTGACAAATTAGACTTGAGAGAAGTATAATTAcaaggataatttttaaaaatattataaacataatACAAACTTATTAAAAAGGATGGGACAAACTTATTAATCAATGCATGGGACAAACTTATTAATCACTGGTCATGGGTGGCATGTAATGGAGAATGTAACATTCAATTTTTcgtaaagtaaattaaaaataaataaattttaaaaaaaataatgagatttttgtgattaaataaataagaagaaataattttataaattaaaataatgtttgcaaggtaaataaaataaatatatgtactTAGAAAATATAACCGACAAACATCATTTGAATCGAATAATTAGTTTTCTCTAACATAATTAGTTGTCGTACTTATTTAAATATTGGGTAGCCTGATATGGTATGGATATGgtgacaaataattaacattaacaATGGCAAATTCAGTGCTGGCATACACGTTCAGCTTTGTCTCAAACTAGCGCTGGTCATATCTATGACTCAAACGTGGATGATACTTCAACGTGGAAATGTAAAATATTATGACTTAAACCAATATTACTTTGGCGTTTTCGtattaattggttcaacaacCATAATGGAATATTTCAATACATTGGAATAAATAACTACTTTATAAATTAACAATACATCCAACTTGCTGAATcaaagaatattaaatattaatcaattgTCCTCTTACTACGGACATGGCTATATATAATGTTGAAGAGCATCAAGTTTTGCACTCACAACAAACCTAAAAAACAGAGCTAGCTAGACTAAAATGGCAGAAACTGCAGTGTCCTTGGCTGGTCAGCATGCGCTTCCAAAAATATTGGAAGCTGTCAAAATGCTGAGAGATCTCCCAAAAGAAGTTAGAGACATTACAGATGAACTTGAAAGCTTTCAAGAGTTCATCAATGATGCTGATAAAGTGGCTGAAGCTGAACAAGATGATGGAAGGCGTCATAGAATAAAAGAAAGGGTGATGCGGCTGAGAGAAGCAGCTTTTCGCATGGAAGATGTCATCGATGAATATAACATCTCCTGTGAGGATAAGCAACCTGATGATCCTCGATGTGCAGCTTTACTATGTGAGGCTGTTGCCTTCATCAAAACTCAAATCCTTCTCCTTCAAAGTGCGTATAAGATTCAGGATGTTAAATCCCTTGTTCGTGCTGAAAGAGATGGTTTCCAAAGCCATTTTCCTTTAGAGCAAAGACCAACCAGTTCTAGAGGAAATCAAGATATCACATGGCAGAAACTTAGAAGGGATCCTCTCTTTATTGAGGAAGATGAGGTTGTGGGGCTTGATGGCCCTAGAGGTATATTGAAAAATTGGTTGacaaagggaagagaaaaacgCACTGTCATCTCTGTGGTGGGAATTGCAGGGGTGGGAAAAACCACTCTTGCCAAGCAAGTTTATGACCAGGTGCGTAACAATTTCGAGTGCCATGCGTTGATCACAGTTTCTCAATCCTTCTCTGCTGAAGGATTGCTGAGGCATATGTTGAATGAgctttgcaaagaaaaaaaggaggaCCCTCCCAAGGATGTTTCTACCATCGAGTTGTTGACAGAAGAAGTCAGAAACCGCTTGCGCAACAAGAGGTATGTTGTCTTGTTTGATGACGTATGGAATGGAAAATTTTGGGATCACATTGAATCTGctgtaattgataataaaaatggaAGTAGGATATTAATCACAACCAGGGATGAGAAGGTTGCAGAATATTGTAGGAAATCATCATTTGTTGAGGTGCTTAAGCTAGAAGAACCTTTAACTGAAAAAGAATCTTTGAAATTGTTCTGTAAGAAGGCATTTCAGTATAGTTCCGATGGAGATTGTCCAGAAGAACTTAAAGATATATCTCTTCAAATTGTTAGAAAGTGTAAAGGTTTACCTCTAGCAATAGTGGCCATTGGTGGTCTTTTGTCTCAAAAAGATGAAAGTGCACCTGAATGGGGACAGTTTAGTCGAGATCTAAGTTTAGACTTGGAGAGGAATTCTGAGTTAAATAGTATAACAAAAATTTTAGGTTTAAGTTATGATGATTTGCCGATCAATCTCAGGTCATGTTTATTGTATTTCGGAATGTATCCAGAGGACTATGAAGTTCAATCTGATAGATTGATTAGACAGTGGATAGCTGAAGGGTTTGTCAAACATGAAACCGGAAAATCTTTGGaagaagttgggcaacaatatTTATCAGGGTTGGTCCGTAGAAGTTTGGTGCAAGTATCCTCACTTAGAATTGATGGCAAAGTTAAAAGGTGTCGTGTTCATGACTTAATACACGACATGATCCTTAGAAAAGTCAAGGATACAGGATTTTGTCAGTATATTGACGGGCCTGATCAATCTGTATCTAGTAAGATTGTTCGACGCCTGACAATTGCAACCGATGATTTTAGTGGAAGTATAGGAAGCTCACCCATGCGGTCAATTCTTATCATGACAGGAAAGTATGAAAAATTATCTCAAGACTTGGTAAACAAATTCCCTACAAATTACATGCTACTGAAGGTACTTGATTTTGAAGGTTCTCGTTTACGTTTACGTTATGTTCCTGAAAATTTGGGGAATTTATGCCACTTGAAGTATTTAAGCTTCCGGTATACATGGATAGCAAGTCTACCAAAATCCATTGGTAAGCTCCAGAATTTGGAGACCTTGGATATAAGAGGCACACATGTGTCTGAGATGCCAAAGGAGATTACGAAGCTTACTAAGCTACGTCATCTTCTGAGTGAGTATATATCTTTAATTCAATGGAAGGATATTGGAGGCATGACATCCCTACAAGAGATACCTCCAGTGATTATAGATGATGATGGAGTGGTCATTAGAGAGGTAGGAAAGCTAAAGCAGTTAAGGGAACTGTTGGTGGTAAAATTTAGGGGAAAACACGAAAAGACTTTGTGTTCCGTAATAAATGAGATGCCACTCTTGGAGAAACTAGATATTTATACAGCTGATGAGAGTGAAGTAATTGACTTGTACATTACGTCACCTATGTCTACACTTAGGAAGCTTGTCCTATGGGGGACGTTAACAAGGTTTCCAAATTGGATTTCACAGTTCCCAAATCTTATGCAACTGTATTTGAGCGGCTCCAGGTTGACTAATGATGCATTGAAATCACTAAAAAATATGCCAAGGTTGTTGTTCCTCGGTTTAAGTTACAATGCTTATGAAGGTGAAACTTTGCATTTTCATTGTGGAGGGTTTCAGAAACTAAAGCAACTGTCCCTCGGAAGTTTGGATCAATTGAAGTGCATCCTTATCGACAGAGGAGCACTGTGTTCTGTGGAAGAAATTGTTTTACGAGACCTCTCCCAACTCAAAGCAGTTCCCTCTGGAATTCAACACTTGGAGAAGCTTAAAGATCTCTATATCGACGACATGCCAACTGAATTTGAGCAGCGCATTGCTCCTGATGGAGGAGAAGACCACTGGATCATCCAAGATGTGCCCCATGTACGTATTTGGAGTGAGGATGCTGCAAAACCTTCTTATATATTCGGCAGAAGTCATCACTAAGATGCGtccaaatttgaaaatagaagGTGCGTCTTTTTCACATCTATAACTTTGTAGAATGACATTCgtggcctttttcttttcttcaataaaaaatgCAACCATTATCTAATtcctaaaataattacttttgcctcattttctcttctagtatttgcttcatttttctttctctacaACATCTCACGTACAAGTTAGGGATAGAATTGTCTAACAAGTATATGCGTACACCAACCAAAGTTAACGTTTCTTCATTATAAGATTCTCACCATTCTAATCCTTTCTATTATTGTGCTCAGAATTGGTAGATGTTGAGACCTCAACTGGATTGAGTTTTTTATTGCCATGTTGATAAATACTTGAACAATTTTATTGTATCATTTTAAGAAGAAATTAACTTTGAGTTTTTATAGGATCGTAAGCATATATTTCGTGTAAATGTTGTGGGTTTTTAAAGTTCCATTAGGATTGAAGCATAATAATGtcgattttttttcataaattagatTGTGTTAAATGTTCctaattttgatgttttgaacTTTGACCCACTTTGTACAACCATGAATTTTAGGAAAACTCTGAGGGAAGATTGTAAGAGGTGTTCCAAATCCAATGTTTCAGACGTTTCAATCATGTGGTTTTTTTAGTGTTAATTATTACGCCCATTTTAGCGTTATTAACACCAACACAATACAAAGAAGCTGAAAATAGTGTTCCTACAAAGACAGACAATTTTTGACAACTGAAAAATTCAAGATTCCCTCAAGTTCTTTCTTTTGCGGCCCGTGAAATGATGGATGCATGAGTGGATTGGAggcatcaaattgattttttaagcttccttcttctctttctcttgtttCCCTTTTTTCTAAAATGTGTACTCAAATTTTTGTTAACTTGATGTAATTTGAATTCTTATCTACAATTCAAgttcatttcttttaaattgattgtttgtctttgttttaatttaatgccTTTATAAATTGGCATTTGGTCACTTATAGTGCCTTGATCGTATATTCCTATCTACAATTGTGAAATTGAAATAAGGATTGAATTTAAGGTATAATACAACAAGATTGGAGATTCTATTGTAATAAATATCAACAATTACGATAATTTAGATATTCTTGAACCTAATGATTACCCTAATTGAGAAACTCTAAAGATTTAGAATTTTCAATTGCGGAAGAGTTAGCACTTTAATTCAGTTTCCAATTCTAAAGATTTGAGTTAAGATATATTCACCTTCAATTAcaatagtaaataataaattcagttTCCAATATGCTTCTAGAACTTGAATTGGAGTGAAAATTTGTGTTGTACATGCTAAACTCGTACGGTAACAAGACATATTAGATTTTGGCTTAGCACTTTAATCCTCTTAGTATAGTGCTTCAGCAATTTTGGTACCCAAACTTTTATGTTCAGGTTTGAtccaatatttttcaaaaaaaaaaaataatggttgaATATATGTTATTAAAACCAATTTATATATCACTTATCTGGAGTAAGATAAATTTTTCAAggcttaattttatctttttgtctcattcattatttattttatttaattttatccttctaataataaaatctttaatttgatTGCTTAATTCCAAATCGATTCAATTTGGTCTCTTTGGTCCAAATTCACTTGACGTTGTTTATTAATAGTGGGATGAGATTGAATCAAACAAAGgaacaaattaaattgtttattaaaatttaaaaaacaaacagtGAGAACAAGAAGTTTATTAAGGGGTCAAGTTGCAccgttttgaaaattaaagtactaaattaaattgtttattaatAGAGGACCAATGCTAAATAAAGAAATAGCACGACAAAAaagtaaggttttttttttacttttaaaatttttattgaattctaaaatattcaattaacttgcctaattttttgtttattcactcttttttttttccttttaatcctTGATGTTGGAAAACTTCAAAACTCTTTTTGatcacaaacatattttaactctcataaaacaacacaacaatgtttttaaaatcGGACTTTTATAAGTTATTGATAAATCACTTTGAGTGATATTTTGTACAAACTTTTGTGTTATTTTGTATGTATTTTCTTGGTAGAATTTACAATTGGACACTAGTTTTGTATTCCAAAAGTATAACCACTCAATTGAGTGAAAGAGTAggaaattatacaaatttatgAAGATTTAAGAACTTTACATAACTTGATTACTATCGTGGTACATTGATCACGGTCGTGGTAATCAACATAATTACAATAAAGTGATAAGAGTCCTCCCAAACAGCGTCAAGATCCAACAATAGCCATGGTAAATTGACCACGATCATGGTAAATCAAGAGGCTCATAGTCAATTTATAATGGTTCAAGGCTTCAGCGTTACTTCTAACCACGATTGTAGTGCTCCTTTTCGAGTAAATATCTTTAGGAAGCTATATATAGGTTTCTAGACtatgtaaaaatcatttttcaattattttgagttttattcttatcttttacGAATTTGAGACAACCTTGAAAGCTTTTAAGAGCCGAAGAACTTAAACAACATCGCTAGAATGGATCATGATCATTGTTCCTACTTATTGgtatgtttatgtttattttatctaGGATTGCTAGTGTTGTTCTGATCATGAGGAGCTAGTCCTCCTAGTCCGAAGATTATTAGATAACTTTTCATTTGTACCATTCTCctcatttttaatgaaatttctcattgattttatgttaattaattctctttttttttttactgtttatttGAAACCAATCAGTTTAATACTTAATCAATTGCATAATACTAATCATGTAATTGGTAGATTTAGGTAGAGAATGTTTTATGTCAAATTGCATGATCAAACTCTTTGGATAATCTCCAATACAttagttaatctttaattaatctttcctataattgattttcttttgacTTAAATTGATAGAACCAATGATCATTGGGGTATTGATTTAAGGCAAGAAGCATCTTCTAACCTTGATCATAGACTTTAGTTGATTTTGTGAATGAGTAATTAACTGGAGAAAGCATTTTATTACAACTAGGGTTGAAGGAAAATTAGTACTAGTAAGTCATAACCCTTAATAACTCTTATCATCAATGAACCCTTTCTTTATAttcgtatatttttttacttataaatccgtaa
This window harbors:
- the LOC100799057 gene encoding disease resistance protein RPM1 isoform X1: MAETAVSLAGQHALPKILEAVKMLRDLPKEVRDITDELESFQEFINDADKVAEAEQDDGRRHRIKERVMRLREAAFRMEDVIDEYNISCEDKQPDDPRCAALLCEAVAFIKTQILLLQSAYKIQDVKSLVRAERDGFQSHFPLEQRPTSSRGNQDITWQKLRRDPLFIEEDEVVGLDGPRGILKNWLTKGREKRTVISVVGIAGVGKTTLAKQVYDQVRNNFECHALITVSQSFSAEGLLRHMLNELCKEKKEDPPKDVSTIELLTEEVRNRLRNKRYVVLFDDVWNGKFWDHIESAVIDNKNGSRILITTRDEKVAEYCRKSSFVEVLKLEEPLTEKESLKLFCKKAFQYSSDGDCPEELKDISLQIVRKCKGLPLAIVAIGGLLSQKDESAPEWGQFSRDLSLDLERNSELNSITKILGLSYDDLPINLRSCLLYFGMYPEDYEVQSDRLIRQWIAEGFVKHETGKSLEEVGQQYLSGLVRRSLVQVSSLRIDGKVKRCRVHDLIHDMILRKVKDTGFCQYIDGPDQSVSSKIVRRLTIATDDFSGSIGSSPMRSILIMTGKYEKLSQDLVNKFPTNYMLLKVLDFEGSRLRLRYVPENLGNLCHLKYLSFRYTWIASLPKSIGKLQNLETLDIRGTHVSEMPKEITKLTKLRHLLSEYISLIQWKDIGGMTSLQEIPPVIIDDDGVVIREVGKLKQLRELLVVKFRGKHEKTLCSVINEMPLLEKLDIYTADESEVIDLYITSPMSTLRKLVLWGTLTRFPNWISQFPNLMQLYLSGSRLTNDALKSLKNMPRLLFLGLSYNAYEGETLHFHCGGFQKLKQLSLGSLDQLKCILIDRGALCSVEEIVLRDLSQLKAVPSGIQHLEKLKDLYIDDMPTEFEQRIAPDGGEDHWIIQDVPHVRIWSEDAAKPSYIFGRSHH
- the LOC100799057 gene encoding disease resistance protein RPM1 isoform X2, translated to MAETAVSLAGQHALPKILEAVKMLRDLPKEVRDITDELESFQEFINDADKVAEAEQDDGRRHRIKERVMRLREAAFRMEDVIDEYNISCEDKQPDDPRCAALLCEAVAFIKTQILLLQSAYKIQDVKSLVRAERDGFQSHFPLEQRPTSSRGNQDITWQKLRRDPLFIEEDEVVGLDGPRGILKNWLTKGREKRTVISVVGIAGVGKTTLAKQVYDQVRNNFECHALITVSQSFSAEGLLRHMLNELCKEKKEDPPKDVSTIELLTEEVRNRLRNKRSCLLYFGMYPEDYEVQSDRLIRQWIAEGFVKHETGKSLEEVGQQYLSGLVRRSLVQVSSLRIDGKVKRCRVHDLIHDMILRKVKDTGFCQYIDGPDQSVSSKIVRRLTIATDDFSGSIGSSPMRSILIMTGKYEKLSQDLVNKFPTNYMLLKVLDFEGSRLRLRYVPENLGNLCHLKYLSFRYTWIASLPKSIGKLQNLETLDIRGTHVSEMPKEITKLTKLRHLLSEYISLIQWKDIGGMTSLQEIPPVIIDDDGVVIREVGKLKQLRELLVVKFRGKHEKTLCSVINEMPLLEKLDIYTADESEVIDLYITSPMSTLRKLVLWGTLTRFPNWISQFPNLMQLYLSGSRLTNDALKSLKNMPRLLFLGLSYNAYEGETLHFHCGGFQKLKQLSLGSLDQLKCILIDRGALCSVEEIVLRDLSQLKAVPSGIQHLEKLKDLYIDDMPTEFEQRIAPDGGEDHWIIQDVPHVRIWSEDAAKPSYIFGRSHH